One genomic segment of Kordiimonas sp. SCSIO 12603 includes these proteins:
- the ispH gene encoding 4-hydroxy-3-methylbut-2-enyl diphosphate reductase has protein sequence MASSDTPQLRILLANPRGFCAGVDRAIKIVELAIKKFGAPVYVRHEIVHNRYVVEGLEAKGAVFVDELDEVPEGVPVVFSAHGVPKSVPAEAERREMIYVDATCPLVSKVHRQVERHKDRGNHILMIGHEGHPEVIGTMGQVDEGSMTLIETVEDVDNLSPENPAKLSYVTQTTLSVDDTSDIVERLEERFPELKSPKKEDICYATTNRQIAVKAIAKESDRVVVIGAPNSSNSRRLVEVSEKSGCPAVLVQRATDLDFEWLKGAKTIGISAGASAPEILVEEVISAIFARYEGYLEIFTTAEEDVTFKVPPILKDIA, from the coding sequence ATGGCATCTTCTGATACACCTCAATTACGTATCTTACTCGCGAACCCTCGAGGTTTCTGCGCAGGCGTTGATAGAGCTATCAAGATTGTTGAACTTGCGATCAAAAAATTTGGCGCGCCAGTATACGTACGCCATGAGATCGTTCATAACCGCTATGTTGTTGAAGGACTGGAAGCCAAAGGCGCTGTATTTGTAGACGAACTTGATGAAGTTCCTGAAGGCGTGCCTGTCGTATTTTCTGCACACGGTGTACCTAAATCCGTACCTGCTGAAGCGGAACGCCGGGAAATGATCTATGTAGATGCTACATGTCCACTTGTATCCAAAGTTCACCGGCAGGTGGAACGCCATAAGGATCGCGGCAATCACATTCTTATGATTGGTCATGAAGGTCACCCCGAGGTGATTGGCACGATGGGCCAAGTCGATGAAGGCTCCATGACATTGATCGAAACTGTTGAGGACGTAGATAATCTATCCCCTGAAAATCCGGCTAAGCTTTCCTACGTTACACAAACCACTCTTTCAGTAGATGACACTTCAGACATCGTAGAACGTCTAGAAGAACGCTTCCCAGAACTGAAAAGCCCAAAGAAAGAAGACATTTGTTACGCGACAACCAACAGACAAATTGCCGTTAAAGCAATTGCCAAGGAAAGTGACCGCGTTGTTGTGATTGGTGCCCCCAACTCTTCCAACAGCCGAAGACTTGTTGAAGTAAGCGAAAAATCTGGTTGCCCAGCAGTTTTGGTACAGCGGGCTACTGATCTAGACTTTGAATGGCTTAAAGGTGCCAAAACCATTGGTATCTCAGCAGGTGCCAGTGCTCCAGAAATTTTGGTAGAAGAGGTTATCAGCGCTATCTTTGCACGATATGAAGGTTATCTCGAAATTTTCACCACGGCGGAAGAAGATGTAACCTTCAAAGTTCCTCCTATCCTGAAAGATATTGCTTAA
- the thrB gene encoding homoserine kinase, producing the protein MAVYTKVDDQTLNQFLDRYDAGKATSFKGIAEGVENSNYLLSTTKAQYILTLYEKRANPEDLPYFLNMMEHIADKGLPSPRPIRDSEGKALQILSGKPACLISFLSGVSVDETSDAHCAAVGEALALMHNALADFKENRPNDLSLDGWEKLIADTADTADSVSSGLSSFITEEFEFLKAHWPTNLPSGTIHADLFPDNVLFTGHKVTGIIDFYFGCTDALAYDLAICINAWCFDGNHEFVPSRAKRLIEMYDTHRSLVPAELEIFPVLCRGAALRFLLTRLYDWLNPVEGAVVNPKNPLDYKKRIEFHRTVKDTASYVV; encoded by the coding sequence ATGGCTGTCTACACTAAGGTTGATGATCAGACACTAAATCAGTTTCTGGATAGATATGACGCCGGGAAAGCGACAAGTTTCAAAGGCATTGCTGAAGGTGTGGAAAATTCCAACTATCTGCTTTCTACAACCAAAGCCCAGTATATTCTCACACTTTATGAAAAACGCGCAAACCCGGAAGACCTGCCGTATTTCCTAAATATGATGGAACATATCGCTGATAAAGGCCTTCCTTCACCGCGGCCAATTAGAGATAGCGAAGGTAAGGCGCTTCAAATCCTTTCAGGAAAGCCTGCCTGCCTTATCAGCTTTCTTTCAGGGGTAAGCGTTGATGAAACAAGTGATGCTCACTGTGCAGCTGTTGGAGAAGCTCTTGCGTTGATGCACAATGCGCTTGCTGACTTCAAAGAAAATCGGCCTAATGACTTGTCTCTTGATGGCTGGGAAAAACTAATCGCTGATACGGCAGATACCGCAGATAGCGTAAGCAGCGGATTATCTTCTTTCATCACAGAAGAGTTTGAATTTCTCAAAGCCCACTGGCCAACAAACTTGCCAAGCGGCACTATTCATGCCGACCTGTTCCCGGACAATGTTCTTTTTACAGGACACAAAGTAACCGGGATTATTGACTTTTATTTTGGCTGCACCGATGCACTCGCGTACGATCTGGCTATATGCATCAACGCTTGGTGTTTTGATGGAAATCATGAATTTGTACCAAGCAGGGCGAAGCGTCTTATAGAGATGTACGATACACACCGTAGTCTCGTCCCTGCTGAACTTGAAATATTTCCCGTTCTGTGTCGTGGCGCCGCTCTAAGGTTTCTACTCACGCGTCTCTATGACTGGTTAAACCCGGTTGAAGGTGCTGTTGTGAATCCCAAAAACCCGCTCGATTATAAAAAACGCATCGAATTCCACCGCACAGTGAAAGATACTGCTTCCTATGTCGTCTAA
- the rnhA gene encoding ribonuclease HI: MSSNDQTVLIYTDGACSGNPGPGGWGALLIYGENEKEITGGEFNTTNNRMELTAAIEALRLLKRRCKVELYTDSTYVRDGITKWIDGWKAKGWKTAAKKPVKNEDLWRALDETSNQHDIVWKWVKGHAGHPENERADALANQGMALYKGD, from the coding sequence ATGTCGTCTAACGATCAAACTGTTTTAATTTATACTGATGGCGCTTGTTCAGGGAATCCCGGCCCAGGTGGTTGGGGGGCGCTGTTAATCTACGGCGAAAATGAAAAAGAAATCACCGGTGGTGAATTCAATACAACTAACAACCGCATGGAGCTAACAGCCGCGATTGAAGCCCTGAGGTTACTGAAACGTCGCTGCAAGGTAGAACTCTACACTGATAGCACCTACGTGCGCGACGGCATTACCAAATGGATTGACGGCTGGAAGGCCAAGGGTTGGAAAACGGCTGCAAAAAAACCTGTGAAGAATGAAGACCTATGGCGTGCCCTGGATGAAACCAGTAATCAGCATGATATTGTTTGGAAATGGGTTAAAGGTCATGCAGGTCATCCAGAAAACGAACGAGCAGATGCCTTAGCTAATCAAGGAATGGCTCTTTATAAAGGTGACTAA
- a CDS encoding ABC transporter substrate-binding protein, whose product MILKFKHSVCFFLLCVLFLSNAISGLETEKSLTVSYATNKPLIYPENQRAQGVYAEVLRAVFEDELGIQLKFENRPWKRAQIDVKMGRADIIVTVPTTERLRYVVPSVLPVYQLQRRLYTYPGHPRLDEILTMRSVQDVIDARLKMAAVIGDGWFKEKLLSRGVDANLVPDPRNSFRLLSDRRTDLVITAPSVYKNVMVTEAIEKDIFDTGVNLESISAHILMGKRSPYISLMPEVDHIISEMRRSGQLEAIYKKYN is encoded by the coding sequence ATGATTTTGAAATTTAAACATTCTGTTTGTTTCTTTTTGTTGTGTGTTCTTTTTTTGTCGAACGCTATCAGCGGACTGGAAACGGAAAAGAGTCTCACGGTCTCTTACGCAACCAATAAACCTCTTATTTATCCAGAAAACCAACGGGCCCAAGGGGTTTATGCAGAGGTTTTGCGTGCAGTGTTTGAGGACGAACTGGGAATACAGCTTAAGTTTGAAAACCGCCCATGGAAGCGAGCCCAAATCGATGTAAAAATGGGTAGGGCCGATATCATTGTGACTGTACCAACAACTGAACGGCTGCGTTATGTCGTGCCTAGTGTTTTGCCAGTCTATCAGTTACAACGACGCCTATATACTTATCCTGGTCATCCTCGCCTTGATGAAATACTCACAATGAGAAGTGTTCAGGATGTTATCGATGCTCGCCTGAAAATGGCAGCAGTCATTGGTGATGGATGGTTCAAAGAGAAACTGCTCTCTAGAGGGGTCGACGCAAATTTGGTACCTGATCCTCGGAATTCTTTCAGGTTATTATCAGACCGCAGGACCGACTTGGTGATTACTGCACCGTCAGTTTATAAAAATGTTATGGTTACAGAAGCTATCGAAAAAGATATTTTCGACACGGGCGTCAATCTCGAAAGTATCAGTGCTCATATTCTAATGGGAAAAAGGTCTCCATATATTTCCTTAATGCCCGAGGTTGATCATATTATCTCTGAAATGAGAAGAAGTGGTCAACTGGAGGCTATTTATAAGAAATATAATTAG
- a CDS encoding M28 family metallopeptidase, with protein sequence MGKTSVISTKFMKLGISAAAMLAVSACATVSTNDRAGSTNKAPEFSAERIKADIAFLSDDLLKGRDTGSEGHRVAAKYVAAEFARLGVKPMGDNGTYFQEVPFQNARINKDVSKVAVTVNGETKELAFGDEYLMSGSVRDSKGTAAGDLVFVGYGIHAPEAGHDDYAGLDVKGKVVVLVSGAPSDMNTEVRAHYRSTATKSRAAAELGATGVISVFASEEQRPFTFYKRFIDRDRMDWQTPDGKEVGGKTVGASAAVSHAVAKELFAGAATSFEDALKATLEGNAKPVELKASASLVKDSILSGEFTSPNVVGVIEGSDPKLKNEYVVISAHLDHIGVSENAEGEDKINNGALDNAAGVSTMLEVARAYANGEKPRRSILFTAVTAEEKGLLGAGYFANFPTVDKPTMVANVNLDMPLILYDFQDVIAFGAERSTLGPITEKAVAEIGLKLSPDPMPEQGLFTRSDHYRFVQQGIPSVFLVTGFETDPSGKVGGEIFRNFLGHEYHSPADQITLDIDYDAGAKFAHVNYLIIKAIANEDERPSWNEGDFFGETFGK encoded by the coding sequence ATGGGGAAAACATCTGTAATTTCTACCAAGTTTATGAAGCTTGGTATTTCAGCTGCAGCGATGCTGGCTGTTTCTGCATGTGCGACCGTTTCAACAAACGACCGTGCTGGTTCAACAAATAAGGCTCCTGAATTTAGTGCTGAGCGCATCAAGGCGGATATTGCTTTTCTGTCGGATGACCTTTTAAAGGGTCGTGATACAGGTAGTGAAGGGCACCGTGTCGCTGCGAAATATGTAGCAGCAGAGTTTGCTCGCCTGGGTGTGAAACCAATGGGGGATAACGGAACTTACTTCCAGGAAGTTCCTTTCCAGAACGCTCGCATCAATAAAGATGTGTCAAAGGTTGCTGTTACAGTTAATGGTGAAACCAAAGAATTGGCGTTCGGTGATGAATATTTGATGTCTGGTAGTGTGCGTGACAGTAAAGGCACTGCCGCTGGCGATCTTGTTTTTGTGGGTTATGGTATCCACGCCCCAGAAGCTGGTCATGACGACTATGCTGGTCTTGATGTGAAGGGTAAAGTCGTTGTTCTTGTAAGCGGTGCTCCTTCAGATATGAATACAGAAGTGCGAGCGCATTACCGTTCAACTGCAACTAAATCACGTGCCGCAGCGGAGCTTGGTGCTACTGGTGTGATCAGCGTATTTGCGAGTGAGGAGCAGCGTCCATTTACTTTCTATAAGCGCTTTATTGACCGTGATCGTATGGATTGGCAAACCCCTGACGGTAAAGAAGTGGGTGGTAAAACCGTGGGAGCGAGTGCTGCTGTCAGTCACGCTGTTGCTAAGGAACTTTTTGCAGGTGCTGCTACTTCTTTTGAAGACGCTCTAAAAGCAACACTCGAAGGTAATGCAAAGCCTGTGGAGTTGAAAGCTTCTGCATCTCTTGTGAAAGATAGTATTCTTTCCGGTGAATTCACCAGCCCTAACGTTGTTGGTGTTATTGAAGGGTCTGACCCGAAACTGAAGAATGAGTATGTAGTAATTTCTGCACACCTTGATCATATTGGTGTTTCTGAAAATGCTGAAGGCGAAGATAAGATCAATAATGGTGCGCTAGATAATGCTGCTGGTGTTTCCACCATGCTCGAAGTAGCTCGTGCCTATGCGAATGGTGAGAAGCCACGTCGTTCTATTCTGTTCACAGCTGTAACGGCGGAAGAAAAAGGCCTACTTGGAGCGGGCTATTTTGCAAACTTCCCAACAGTGGATAAGCCAACAATGGTTGCGAATGTAAACCTTGATATGCCGCTTATTCTTTATGATTTTCAGGATGTGATTGCATTCGGCGCAGAACGTTCAACACTTGGTCCAATTACTGAAAAGGCTGTGGCTGAAATTGGCCTTAAACTAAGCCCAGACCCGATGCCTGAACAAGGTCTGTTTACGCGTAGTGACCACTACCGTTTTGTTCAGCAAGGTATTCCTTCTGTATTTCTTGTGACAGGTTTTGAAACGGATCCGTCTGGTAAAGTTGGTGGTGAGATCTTCAGGAATTTCTTAGGTCATGAGTATCATTCTCCAGCAGACCAGATCACGCTTGATATTGATTATGATGCAGGTGCTAAGTTTGCACATGTAAATTATCTAATTATTAAAGCGATCGCGAATGAAGATGAGCGCCCTTCTTGGAATGAAGGTGATTTCTTCGGTGAAACATTCGGTAAGTAA